One genomic window of Gossypium hirsutum isolate 1008001.06 chromosome D11, Gossypium_hirsutum_v2.1, whole genome shotgun sequence includes the following:
- the LOC107912540 gene encoding UV-B-induced protein At3g17800, chloroplastic produces the protein MEHCFSLHKAPSLSSFLPSLGPRVFIPSNSPSDFALSRRRSLRTGFTSTPFNGRKAPSVKASAGASHCDFSSLNAPLEPKSAPGKFLSGVLQNQRQFFHFAAADELKRLSDDRDAAVARMFVSLDSDEACLHRRIAQLKEQECQAAVEDVMYMLIFYKFSDLRVPLVPKLSRCMYNCRLEIWPSKDWELESIHSIEVLEVVRDHISAVIGLRADSSVTDNWATTEIQQLHLGRLYAASILYGYFLKSASSRHQLERCLTLVHQKRLNHRNSLQFLDLLPCGIKSLVLGRFSDVQSVPLGQGPGRQEKDLEELRCYVMGFDPETLQRCAKPRSKEAAHLIERHSCALFGDEQTGIPQTDEVIRTSFSSLKRLVLEAVAFGSFLWDIEEYVDTVYKLKDN, from the exons ATGGAACATTGTTTCTCTCTCCACAAGGCCCcttctctctcttcttttttaccATCGCTGGGGCCCCGCGTTTTTATCCCTTCGAATTCACCTTCCGACTTTGCTTTGTCCCGCCGCCGATCACTCAGGACTGGCTTTACTTCCACTCCTTTCAATGGCCGGAAAGCACCCTCTGTCAAAGCCAGCGCCGGGGCTAGCCACTGTGATTTCAGCAGCTTGAACGCGCCGCTTGAGCCGAAGTCAGCTCCTGGGAAGTTCTTAAGCGGTGTCCTTCAGAACCAACGTCAGTTCTTCCACTTCGCTGCCGCCGATGAACTTAAGCGGCTCTCCGATGATCGTGACGCTGCCGTCGCTCGTATGTTTGTTAGCTTGGATTCTGACGAAGCATGTCTTCACAG AAGGATTGCTCAACTGAAAGAGCAGGAGTGCCAAGCTGCTGTGGAAGATGTGATGTATATGTTAATCTTCTACAAGTTCTCTGATCTCAGAGTACCATTGGTTCCTAAGCTCTCCAGGTGCATGTACAATTGCAGACTTGAGATATGGCCTTCGAAAGATTGGGAACTAGAGTCCATCCATAGCATTGAGGTGTTGGAGGTGGTTAGGGATCATATCAGTGCTGTCATCGGCTTGAGAGCAGACTCCAGTGTCACCGACAACTGGGCTACTACTGAGATCCAACAGCTCCATCTAGGCCGACTTTATGCAGCCTCCATCTTGTATGGCTATTTTCTCAAGTCTGCCTCCTCTAGACACCAACTGGAACGATGCCTAACTTTGGTTCATCAAAAACGTCTTAATCATAGGAACTCCCTTCAGTTTCTGGATCTTTTACCTTGTGGAATTAAGAGCCTGGTACTCGGCCGTTTTAGTGACGTGCAATCTGTTCCATTAGGTCAAGGACCAGGTAGACAGGAAAAGGATCTCGAAGAATTAAGATGCTACGTGATGGGATTTGACCCGGAGACATTGCAGAGATGTGCCAAACCAAGATCCAAAGAGGCAGCACATTTGATCGAGAGGCACAGCTGTGCACTCTTTGGAGATGAGCAGACAGGGATTCCGCAGACCGATGAGGTGATCAGGACATCTTTTTCAAGTCTGAAGAGGTTAGTTTTGGAAGCTGTTGCCTTTGGTTCTTTCCTTTGGGACATTGAAGAATATGTTGACACGGTCTATAAGCTGAAGGACAACTGA
- the LOC107912539 gene encoding peptidyl-prolyl cis-trans isomerase FKBP15-1 has protein sequence MSISCALKVVPIVLLLVLFALANAKKSADVTELQIGVKYKPPSCEFQAHKGDRVKVHYRGKLTDGKVFDSSFERGDPIEFELGSGQVIKGWDQGLLGMCVGEKRKLKIPAKLGYGEQGSPPTIPGGATLIFDTELVSVNGKPSSGEDTSEDEL, from the exons ATGAGTATCAGCTGCGCGTTGAAGGTGGTTCCGATTGTGCTTCTGTTGGTTCTTTTCGCGTTAG CGAATGCCAAGAAATCAGCTGATGTGACCGAGCTGCAGATCGGCGTCAAA TATAAGCCTCCATCATGTGAATTCCAGGCTCATAAAGGTGATAGAGTAAAAGTGCACTATCGG GGGAAACTCACTGATGGAAAGGTTTTCGATTCCAGTTTTGAAAGAGGTGATCCCATTGAGTTTGAGCTTGGTAGTGGACAAGTAATCAAAG GATGGGACCAAGGATTGCTGGGGATGTGCGTTGGTGAGAAGCGCAAATTGAAAATACCTGCTAAGCTTGGATATGGTGAACAGGGTTCACCACCCACCATCCCAG GTGGAGCAACGCTAATATTTGACACAGAGCTTGTTTCAGTCAATGGGAAGCCATCGAGTGGGGAGGATACAAGTGAAGATGAGCTATAG
- the LOC107912538 gene encoding peptidyl-prolyl cis-trans isomerase FKBP62, protein MDEDFDIPLVEDVNDDIDLPGDVPTLKVGEEKEIGTQGLKKKLVKEGEGWENPETVDEVEVHYTGTLLDGTKFDSSRDRGTPFKFALGQGQVIKGWDEGIKTMKKGENAIFTIPPELAYGESGSPPTIPPNATLQFDVELLSWTSVKDICKDGGLFKKILTGGEKWENPKDPDEVLVNYEAKLEDGTVVAKADGKEFTVMEGHFCPALAKAVKTMKKGEKVLLTVKPQYGFGEKGKPAAGAEGAVPPNATLQITLELVSWKTVSEVTDDKKVMKKILKEGEGYERPNEGAVVRVKLVGKLQDGTVFLKKGQDEGQELFEFRTDEEQVIDGLDKAVMTMKKGEVALLTIAPEYAFGSSGSKQELASVPPNSTVYYEVEMVSFIKDKESWDMNTPEKIEAAGKKKEEGNVLFKSGKYARASKRYEKAVKYIDYDSSFSEEEKKQAKALKVACNLNNAACKLKLKDFKQAEKLCTKVLEIESSNVKALYRRAQAYIHLADLDLAEFDVKKALEIDPDNREIKMEYKLLKEKMKEYNKKEAKFYGNMFAKMNKTAPKEPAPMTIDSKA, encoded by the exons ATGGATGAGGATTTTGATATCCCGCTGGTGGAGGATGTGAATGACGACATTGATCTTCCCGGGGATGTTCCCACCTTGAAGGTAGGAGAAGAGAAGGAGATCGGAACGCAAGGCTTGAAGAAGAAACTTGTTAAGGAAGGTGAAGGTTGGGAGAATCCTGAAACCGTCGACGAAGTTGAAG TTCATTATACGGGGACGTTGCTGGATGGAACTAAATTCGATTCAAGCCGTGATAGAGGGACTCCTTTCAAGTTTGCTCTCGGTCAAG GACAAGTTATTAAAGGATGGGATGAAGGTATTAAGACAATGAAGAAAGGTGAGAATGCTATTTTTACCATTCCTCCTGAGCTGGCATATGGTGAATCTGGCTCACCGCCAACCATTCCTCCTAATGCGACCCTCCAATTCGATGTTGAATTGCTCTCTTGGACAAGTGTCAAGGACATTTGCAAAGACGGTGGGCTATTTAAGAAGATACTGACTGGAGGAGAGAAGTGGGAGAATCCCAAGGACCCTGATGAAGTGTTAG TTAACTATGAAGCTAAGCTTGAGGATGGAACAGTGGTTGCAAAAGCTGATGGCAAGGAGTTCACTGTTATGGAGG GTCATTTCTGTCCTGCTTTGGCTAAGGCTGTTAAGACAATGAAGAAAGGGGAGAAAGTACTTCTTACAGTGAAGCCGCAAT ATGGCTTTGGTGAGAAGGGGAAGCCAGCAGCTGGTGCTGAAGGTGCAGTGCCTCCAAATGCCACACTCCAGATCACCTTGGAGTTGGTTTCAtggaaaactgtttctgaggtcaCAGATGACAAGAAGGTTATGAAGAAGATCTTGAAGGAAGGGGAGGGATATGAGCGACCTAATGAGGGGGCTGTTGTCAGAG TGAAATTGGTTGGGAAACTGCAGGATGGTACCGTCTTCTTGAAGAAAGGTCAAGATGAAGGACAAGAATTGTTTGAATTCAGGACAGATGAAG agcAAGTCATTGATGGTCTTGATAAAGCTGTGATGACTATGAAGAAGGGTGAAGTTGCACTGTTGACTATTGCTCCTGAGTATGCTTTTGGATCATCCGGGTCAAAGCAGGAGTTGGCTTCGGTACCCCCTAACTCGACCGTGTATTATGAGGTTGAGATGGTGTCATTTATCAAG GATAAAGAATCATGGGATATGAACACCCCAGAAAAGATTGAAGCCGCAGGTAAAAAGAAGGAAGAAGGAAATGTATTGTTCAAGTCTGGAAAATATGCGAGAGCTTCTAAGAGATATGAAAAG GCAGTAAAGTATATCGATTATGATTCTTCCTTCAGCGAAGAGGAGAAAAAGCAAGCCAAGGCATTGAAGGTTGCTTGCAATCTGAACAATGCTGCTTGCAAGCTGAAACTGAAGGATTTCAAGCAAGCTGAGAAACTGTGCACCAAG GTTTTAGAAATAGAAAGTTCGAATGTGAAAGCGTTGTATAGAAGGGCTCAAGCATACATCCATCTGGCAGATTTAGATTTGGCTGAGTTTGATGTCAAGAAAGCCCTTGAGATTGATCCTGATAATAG GGAGATAAAGATGGAATACAAATTATTGAAGGAGAAGATGAAGGAGTACAATAAGAAGGAAGCCAAATTCTATGGCAATATGTTTGCCAAGATGAATAAAACAGCTCCCAAAGAACCCGCACCAATGACCATAGATAGCAAAGCGTAG